In Pseudomonas putida, a genomic segment contains:
- a CDS encoding cold-shock protein, whose translation MAERQNGTVKWFNDEKGYGFITPESGPDLFVHFRAIEGNGFKSLKEGQKVTFEAVQGQKGMQADKVQVAS comes from the coding sequence ATGGCTGAGCGTCAGAACGGTACCGTCAAGTGGTTCAATGACGAAAAAGGTTACGGCTTCATCACCCCAGAAAGCGGTCCGGATCTGTTCGTGCACTTCCGTGCTATCGAAGGCAACGGCTTCAAGAGCCTGAAAGAAGGCCAGAAGGTGACCTTCGAAGCAGTCCAAGGCCAGAAAGGCATGCAGGCTGACAAGGTTCAAGTCGCCAGCTAA
- the lptG gene encoding LPS export ABC transporter permease LptG, translated as MGKLDRYIGQSVLLAILAVLGIILGLASLFAFIDEMSDLSDTYTVLDAGVFTLLTAPRRLYDMLPMAALIGCLIGLGTLASNSELTIMRAAGVSIGRIVWAVMKPMLVLMLAGILIGEYVAPVTENKAQADRSLAQGGGEAQSSKRGMWHRQGDEFVHINSVQPNGLLLGVTRYRFDDERKIVTSSFARRAQYQDDHWVLSDVATTHFRGDHTEVIKSPQEQWDVSVTPQLLNTVVVAPESLSITGLWEYIHYLADQGLNNARYWLAFWTKVLQPAVTAALVLMAISFIFGPLRSVTLGQRVFTGVLVGFVFRIAGDLLGPSSQVFGFPPLLAVVIPAGICAIAGLWLLRRAG; from the coding sequence ATGGGTAAGCTCGATCGCTATATCGGCCAGAGTGTGCTGCTGGCCATCCTGGCGGTGCTGGGGATCATCCTCGGGCTGGCCTCGTTGTTCGCCTTCATCGACGAAATGAGCGACCTGTCCGATACCTACACGGTGCTCGACGCCGGGGTCTTCACCCTGCTGACCGCGCCGCGCCGGCTCTATGACATGCTGCCGATGGCGGCGCTGATCGGCTGCCTGATCGGCCTGGGTACCTTGGCCAGTAACAGCGAGCTGACCATCATGCGCGCCGCGGGAGTATCCATCGGTCGCATCGTCTGGGCGGTGATGAAGCCGATGCTGGTGCTGATGCTGGCCGGTATTCTGATCGGCGAATACGTCGCCCCGGTGACCGAGAACAAGGCCCAGGCCGACCGTTCGCTGGCCCAGGGCGGTGGTGAGGCGCAGAGCTCCAAGCGCGGCATGTGGCACCGCCAGGGCGATGAGTTCGTGCACATCAACTCGGTGCAGCCCAACGGCCTGCTGCTGGGCGTGACGCGCTACCGCTTCGACGACGAACGCAAGATCGTCACCTCCAGCTTCGCTCGCCGCGCGCAGTACCAGGACGACCATTGGGTGCTCAGCGACGTCGCCACCACGCACTTCCGTGGCGACCATACCGAGGTGATCAAGAGCCCGCAGGAGCAGTGGGATGTCTCGGTGACCCCGCAGTTGCTCAATACCGTGGTGGTAGCTCCGGAGTCGCTGTCGATCACTGGGCTGTGGGAGTACATCCACTACCTGGCCGATCAAGGGCTGAACAACGCGCGCTACTGGCTGGCGTTCTGGACCAAGGTCCTGCAGCCGGCGGTGACTGCGGCTCTGGTGCTGATGGCGATTTCGTTCATCTTCGGCCCGCTGCGGTCGGTGACCCTGGGTCAGCGCGTGTTCACTGGCGTGCTGGTGGGCTTTGTGTTCCGCATTGCCGGTGACCTGCTCGGGCCATCGAGCCAGGTGTTCGGCTTCCCGCCGTTGCTGGCGGTGGTGATACCGGCCGGGATCTGCGCAATCGCGGGCCTTTGGTTGTTGCGCCGGGCGGGTTAA
- a CDS encoding DNA polymerase III subunit chi — protein MDKPSALPDSAHLLDDLESIRQLLGDADLQPPLLTDTVEQIPLLLDEPAGNPVPALEPEPEPSAPEDDPQTRRQDTLLHLEAELRAAAQAIMQDVINDFTPHIETEIKRRLDARMERLIKRSE, from the coding sequence ATGGACAAGCCTTCCGCCCTGCCTGACTCCGCCCACCTGCTCGACGACCTGGAGTCGATTCGCCAGCTGTTGGGCGATGCCGACCTGCAGCCGCCGCTGTTGACCGACACGGTCGAGCAGATCCCGTTACTGCTCGACGAGCCTGCCGGCAACCCGGTACCGGCCCTTGAGCCTGAGCCTGAACCCAGCGCGCCCGAGGACGACCCGCAGACGCGCCGCCAGGACACCTTGCTGCACCTGGAAGCCGAGCTGCGCGCTGCCGCGCAGGCGATCATGCAGGACGTGATCAACGACTTCACCCCGCATATCGAAACCGAAATCAAACGCCGCCTGGATGCCCGCATGGAGCGGTTGATCAAGCGTTCCGAGTGA
- the gcvP gene encoding aminomethyl-transferring glycine dehydrogenase — translation MTINLGTANEFIARHIGPRSADEQAMLTSLGFDSLEAMSAAVIPDSIKGTSVLGSEDGQSEADALAALKAIAGKNQLFKSYIGQGYYNTHTPAPILRNLLENPAWYTAYTPYQPEISQGRLEALLNFQTLVSDLTGLPIANASLLDEATAAAEAMTFCKRLSKNKASHAFFVSQHCHPQTLDVLRTRAEPLGIEIVVGDEAELSDVSAFFGALLQYPASNGEVFDYRELVQRFHAANALVAVAADLLALTLLTAPGEFDADVAIGSAQRFGVPLGFGGPHAAYFATRDAFKRDMPGRLVGVSIDRFGKTALRLAMQTREQHIRREKATSNICTAQVLLANIASMFAVYHGPEGLKRIAQRTHNLTSILAAGLERLGLKVVGESAFDTLTLATGTATAGLHDKARAQRINLRQIDAEHLGLSLDETSTQADVEALWQLFGADQAQPDFAALAASTASRLPAALLRQSAILQHPVFNRYHSETELMRYLRRLADKDLALDRSMIPLGSCTMKLNAASEMIPVTWAEFGNLHPFAPAEQSQGYLQMTTELEAMLCAATGYDAVSLQPNAGSQGEYAGLLAIRAYHRSRGEAHRDICLIPSSAHGTNPATAHMAGMRVVVTACDARGNVDVEDLRAKAIEHRERLAAIMITYPSTHGVFEEAIGEICAIIHDNGGQVYIDGANMNAMVGLCAPGKFGGDVSHLNLHKTFCIPHGGGGPGVGPIGVKSHLAPFLPGHAQLENTGGAVCAAPFGSASILPITWMYIRMMGGAGLKRASQMAILNANYIARRLEEHYPVLYSGGNGLVAHECILDLRPLKDTSGISVDDVAKRLIDFGFHAPTMSFPVAGTLMIEPTESESKEELDRFCDAMIRIREEIRAVEAGSLDKDDNPLKNAPHTAAELVGEWSHGYSREQAVYPLPSLVEGKYWPPVGRVDNVFGDRNLVCACPSIESYQDV, via the coding sequence ATGACCATCAACCTCGGCACCGCCAACGAATTCATCGCCCGCCACATCGGCCCGCGTAGCGCCGACGAGCAGGCCATGCTCACCAGTCTCGGTTTCGACTCGCTGGAGGCCATGTCTGCCGCGGTCATCCCCGACAGCATCAAGGGCACCAGCGTGCTCGGCAGCGAGGACGGCCAGAGCGAGGCCGACGCTCTCGCCGCGCTCAAGGCCATCGCCGGCAAGAACCAACTGTTCAAGAGCTACATCGGCCAGGGCTACTACAACACCCACACCCCGGCGCCAATCCTGCGCAACCTGCTGGAAAACCCGGCCTGGTACACGGCCTACACCCCGTATCAGCCAGAGATTTCCCAAGGCCGCCTGGAAGCGCTGCTGAACTTCCAGACCCTGGTCAGCGATCTCACCGGCCTGCCGATCGCTAACGCCTCGCTGCTCGACGAAGCCACCGCCGCCGCTGAAGCCATGACCTTCTGCAAGCGCCTGTCGAAGAACAAGGCCAGCCATGCCTTCTTCGTTTCGCAGCACTGCCACCCACAGACCCTCGACGTGCTGCGCACCCGCGCCGAACCGCTGGGCATCGAGATCGTGGTCGGCGACGAAGCCGAACTGAGCGACGTGTCCGCGTTCTTCGGCGCGCTGTTGCAATACCCGGCCAGCAATGGCGAGGTGTTCGACTATCGCGAGCTGGTGCAACGCTTCCACGCTGCCAACGCCCTGGTGGCGGTCGCCGCCGACCTGCTGGCCCTGACCTTGCTCACCGCACCGGGTGAGTTCGACGCCGACGTGGCCATCGGCAGCGCCCAACGCTTTGGCGTGCCCCTGGGCTTCGGTGGCCCGCACGCGGCCTACTTCGCCACCCGCGACGCATTCAAGCGCGACATGCCGGGCCGACTGGTAGGCGTGTCGATCGACCGCTTCGGCAAGACCGCCCTGCGCCTGGCCATGCAGACCCGCGAGCAGCACATCCGTCGCGAGAAAGCCACCAGCAACATCTGCACCGCCCAGGTACTGCTGGCCAACATCGCCAGCATGTTCGCCGTGTACCACGGCCCAGAGGGCCTCAAGCGCATCGCCCAGCGCACCCACAACCTGACGTCGATCCTGGCCGCCGGCCTTGAGCGCCTGGGCCTGAAGGTGGTCGGCGAGAGCGCCTTCGACACCCTGACCCTGGCCACCGGCACGGCCACCGCCGGCCTGCACGACAAGGCCCGCGCCCAGCGCATCAACCTGCGCCAGATCGATGCCGAGCACCTGGGCCTTTCGCTCGACGAGACCAGCACCCAGGCCGATGTCGAGGCGTTGTGGCAGCTGTTCGGCGCTGACCAGGCGCAGCCGGACTTCGCCGCCCTGGCCGCCAGCACCGCCTCGCGCCTGCCAGCGGCCCTGCTGCGCCAGTCGGCCATCCTCCAACACCCGGTATTCAACCGCTACCACAGCGAAACCGAGCTGATGCGCTACCTGCGTCGCCTGGCCGACAAGGACTTGGCGCTGGACCGCAGCATGATCCCGCTGGGCTCGTGCACCATGAAGCTCAACGCCGCCAGCGAGATGATCCCGGTGACCTGGGCCGAGTTCGGCAACCTGCACCCGTTCGCCCCGGCCGAGCAAAGCCAGGGCTACCTGCAAATGACCACCGAGCTGGAAGCCATGCTCTGCGCCGCCACCGGCTACGACGCCGTGTCGCTGCAGCCCAACGCCGGCTCCCAGGGCGAGTACGCGGGCCTGCTGGCCATCCGCGCCTACCACCGCAGCCGTGGCGAAGCCCACCGCGACATCTGCCTGATCCCCTCCTCGGCCCATGGCACCAACCCTGCGACCGCGCACATGGCCGGTATGCGCGTGGTGGTCACCGCCTGTGACGCCCGTGGCAACGTCGACGTGGAAGACCTGCGAGCCAAGGCGATCGAGCACCGCGAACGCCTGGCAGCGATCATGATCACCTACCCGTCGACCCACGGCGTGTTCGAGGAGGCCATCGGCGAAATCTGCGCGATCATCCACGACAACGGCGGCCAGGTGTACATCGACGGCGCCAACATGAACGCCATGGTCGGCCTGTGCGCCCCGGGCAAGTTCGGCGGCGACGTGTCCCACCTAAACCTGCACAAGACCTTCTGCATCCCGCACGGTGGCGGCGGCCCAGGTGTCGGCCCGATCGGCGTGAAGTCGCACCTGGCGCCGTTCCTGCCAGGCCACGCCCAGCTCGAGAACACGGGCGGCGCGGTCTGCGCAGCGCCGTTCGGCAGCGCCAGCATCCTGCCGATCACCTGGATGTACATCCGCATGATGGGTGGCGCCGGGCTCAAGCGTGCCTCGCAGATGGCCATCCTCAACGCCAACTACATCGCCCGTCGCCTGGAAGAGCACTATCCTGTTCTGTATAGCGGTGGCAATGGCCTGGTGGCGCACGAATGCATCCTCGACCTGCGCCCGCTCAAGGACACCAGCGGCATCAGTGTCGATGACGTGGCCAAGCGCCTGATCGACTTCGGTTTCCACGCCCCGACCATGTCGTTCCCGGTGGCCGGTACACTGATGATCGAACCGACCGAGAGCGAATCCAAGGAAGAACTGGACCGCTTCTGCGACGCGATGATCCGCATCCGTGAAGAGATACGTGCGGTCGAGGCCGGCAGCCTGGACAAGGACGACAACCCGCTGAAGAACGCCCCGCACACTGCGGCCGAGCTGGTTGGCGAGTGGTCCCATGGCTACAGCCGCGAGCAGGCGGTGTACCCGTTGCCGAGCCTGGTGGAAGGCAAGTACTGGCCACCGGTCGGCCGGGTCGACAACGTGTTCGGCGACCGCAACCTGGTCTGCGCCTGCCCATCGATCGAGAGCTATCAGGACGTCTGA
- the gcvT gene encoding glycine cleavage system aminomethyltransferase GcvT, whose protein sequence is MSETLLKTPLHALHLELGARMVPFAGYDMPVQYPLGVLKEHLHTRDQAGLFDVSHMGQIVLRGSEAAKALESLVPVDIIDLPVGMQRYAMFTNEQGGILDDLMVANLGDDTLFLVVNAACKDQDLAHLQQHIGDRCEIQPLFAERALLALQGPAAVKVLERLAPEVVGMTFMQFRPLTLLGEDCFVSRSGYTGEDGYEISVPVAAAEGLARRLLAEPEVQPIGLGARDSLRLEAGLCLYGHDMDTTTTPVEASLLWAISKVRRADGARPGGFPGADTVFAQQQRGVPRRRVGLLPQERTPVREGAEIVDSAGKTVGRVCSGGFGPTLGAPLAMGYIEVEHAALDTALFALVRGKQVALKVSKMPFVAQRYYRG, encoded by the coding sequence ATGTCCGAAACACTGCTCAAGACCCCATTGCACGCCCTGCACCTGGAGCTGGGTGCACGCATGGTGCCGTTCGCCGGCTATGACATGCCGGTGCAGTACCCGCTTGGCGTGCTCAAGGAACACCTGCACACCCGCGACCAGGCAGGGCTGTTCGACGTCTCGCACATGGGCCAGATCGTGCTGCGCGGCAGCGAGGCCGCCAAGGCCCTGGAAAGCCTGGTGCCAGTGGACATCATCGACCTGCCGGTGGGCATGCAGCGCTATGCCATGTTCACCAACGAGCAAGGCGGCATCCTCGACGACCTGATGGTCGCCAACCTGGGTGACGACACCCTGTTCCTGGTGGTCAACGCCGCCTGCAAGGACCAGGACCTGGCCCACTTGCAGCAGCACATCGGCGATCGTTGCGAGATCCAGCCGCTGTTTGCCGAACGCGCCCTGCTCGCCCTGCAGGGGCCGGCGGCGGTGAAGGTGCTCGAGCGCCTGGCGCCGGAGGTGGTCGGCATGACCTTCATGCAGTTCCGCCCGCTGACGCTACTGGGTGAGGACTGCTTCGTCAGCCGCTCGGGCTACACCGGCGAAGACGGCTACGAGATCTCGGTGCCGGTCGCCGCTGCCGAAGGCCTGGCCCGCCGCCTGCTGGCCGAGCCCGAAGTACAACCGATCGGCCTGGGTGCCCGCGACTCGCTGCGCCTGGAAGCCGGCCTGTGCCTGTATGGCCACGACATGGACACCACCACTACGCCGGTCGAAGCCAGCCTTCTATGGGCCATTTCCAAGGTCCGCCGTGCCGATGGCGCACGTCCAGGCGGCTTCCCGGGAGCCGACACCGTCTTCGCCCAGCAGCAACGAGGTGTGCCGCGCAGGCGCGTGGGTCTGCTGCCGCAGGAACGCACCCCGGTACGCGAAGGCGCGGAGATCGTCGACTCGGCTGGCAAGACCGTTGGCCGGGTCTGCAGCGGCGGTTTTGGTCCGACGCTCGGCGCCCCGCTGGCCATGGGCTACATCGAAGTCGAACATGCCGCGCTCGATACCGCTTTGTTCGCCCTGGTACGCGGTAAGCAAGTTGCCCTGAAAGTCAGCAAAATGCCTTTCGTTGCACAACGTTACTATCGCGGTTGA
- a CDS encoding L-serine ammonia-lyase, with product MSLSVFDLFKIGIGPSSSHTVGPMRAAARFAEGLRRDGLLASTACVKAELYGSLGATGKGHGSDKAVLLGLEGEHPDSVDTESIPARLQAIRDSGSLRLLGEHPIAFVEKQHLAMIRKPLAYHPNGMIFRAFDAAGLQIRSREYYSVGGGFVVDEDAAGKDRIVEDRTELAYPFKTAKELLGHCVAQQLSISQVMLANESAWRPEAETRTGLLRIWQVMQDCVAAGCRHEGILPGGLKVKRRAPALYRQLSQHPEASLRDALSVLDWVNLYALAVNEENAHGGRVVTAPTNGAAGIVPAVLHYYMRFAPAANEDGVVRFLLTAAAIGILYKENASISGAEVGCQGEVGVACSMAAGALCEVMGGTPQQVENAAEIGMEHNLGLTCDPIGGLVQVPCIERNAMGSVKAINAVRMALRGDGQHFVSLDKVIRTMRQTGADMKSKYKETARGGLAVNIIEC from the coding sequence ATGTCTTTGAGCGTCTTCGACCTGTTCAAGATCGGCATCGGCCCCTCCAGCTCCCACACTGTCGGCCCGATGCGTGCCGCCGCGCGCTTCGCCGAAGGCCTGCGTCGCGACGGCCTGCTGGCCAGCACCGCCTGCGTCAAGGCCGAGCTGTACGGCTCGCTGGGCGCCACCGGCAAAGGCCATGGCAGCGACAAGGCTGTGCTGCTCGGCCTCGAAGGCGAGCACCCCGATAGCGTCGACACCGAATCGATCCCCGCCCGCCTCCAGGCGATTCGCGACAGCGGCAGCCTGCGCCTGCTGGGCGAGCACCCCATCGCCTTCGTCGAGAAGCAACACCTGGCGATGATTCGCAAACCGCTGGCCTACCACCCCAACGGCATGATCTTCCGCGCCTTCGACGCCGCTGGCCTGCAGATCCGCAGCCGCGAGTACTACTCGGTCGGCGGCGGGTTCGTGGTCGACGAAGATGCCGCCGGCAAGGACCGCATCGTCGAGGACCGCACCGAACTGGCCTATCCGTTCAAGACCGCCAAGGAACTGCTCGGTCACTGCGTCGCGCAGCAGCTTTCGATCAGCCAGGTGATGCTCGCCAACGAGTCGGCCTGGCGCCCCGAGGCCGAGACCCGCACCGGCTTGCTGCGCATCTGGCAGGTGATGCAGGACTGCGTCGCCGCCGGCTGCCGGCACGAAGGCATCCTGCCCGGAGGGCTCAAGGTCAAGCGCCGCGCGCCGGCTCTCTATCGCCAGCTCAGCCAGCACCCGGAGGCGAGCCTGCGCGATGCCTTGTCGGTGCTCGACTGGGTCAACCTCTACGCCCTGGCGGTCAACGAAGAAAACGCCCACGGCGGCCGCGTGGTCACTGCCCCGACCAACGGCGCGGCCGGCATCGTCCCGGCAGTGCTGCATTACTACATGCGCTTCGCCCCCGCAGCCAACGAGGACGGTGTGGTGCGCTTCCTGCTCACCGCTGCGGCCATCGGCATCCTGTACAAGGAAAACGCCTCGATCTCGGGCGCCGAAGTCGGCTGCCAGGGCGAAGTGGGCGTGGCCTGTTCGATGGCGGCCGGAGCGCTGTGCGAAGTGATGGGCGGAACGCCCCAGCAAGTGGAGAACGCCGCCGAAATCGGCATGGAACACAACCTGGGCCTGACCTGCGACCCCATCGGCGGGCTGGTCCAGGTGCCTTGCATCGAGCGCAACGCCATGGGCTCGGTGAAGGCGATCAATGCGGTGCGCATGGCCTTGCGCGGCGACGGACAGCATTTCGTCTCGCTCGACAAGGTCATCCGCACCATGCGCCAGACCGGCGCAGACATGAAAAGCAAATACAAGGAGACCGCCCGCGGCGGTCTGGCCGTCAACATCATCGAATGTTGA
- the lptF gene encoding LPS export ABC transporter permease LptF — MIVFRYLSREVLVTLSAVSAVLLVIIMSGRFIKYLAQAAQGVLDPGVLFLIMGFRLPGFLQLILPLGLFLGILLAYGRLYLESEMTVLSATGMSQQRLLALTLAPAALVALLVAWLSLSLAPQGVAQVQKIINQQDALTEFDTLSPGRFQTLRDGSRVTYTEELSDDRVKLGGVFISEKRFNADKTKDRAPSVLVAEKGHQEIQADGNRYLVLENGYRYDGNPGQADYRAIKYDTYGVLLPKPEVSEEVTEREAIPTSDLFGQKGLRERAELQWRMSLPILVFIVTLMAVPLSRANPRQGRFLKLLPAILLYMAYLTMLISVRGALEKGKLPIALGMWWVHGLFLLIGLGLMYWEPLRLKRAARRAEVAHG, encoded by the coding sequence TTGATCGTCTTTCGTTATCTGTCCCGCGAGGTCCTGGTGACCTTGAGCGCCGTCAGCGCCGTGCTGCTGGTGATCATCATGAGCGGGCGCTTCATCAAATACCTGGCCCAGGCGGCCCAGGGCGTGCTCGATCCGGGCGTGCTGTTCCTGATCATGGGCTTCCGCCTGCCTGGCTTCCTGCAACTGATCCTGCCCCTGGGGCTGTTCCTCGGTATTCTGCTGGCCTATGGCCGGCTGTACTTGGAAAGCGAGATGACCGTGCTCTCGGCCACCGGCATGAGCCAGCAGCGCCTGCTGGCGCTGACCCTGGCGCCGGCCGCGCTGGTCGCCCTGCTGGTGGCCTGGCTGAGCCTGAGCCTGGCGCCCCAGGGTGTTGCCCAGGTGCAGAAGATCATCAACCAGCAGGACGCTCTCACCGAGTTCGATACCCTGTCGCCCGGTCGATTCCAGACCCTGCGCGATGGCTCCCGGGTGACCTATACCGAGGAGCTGTCCGACGATCGTGTCAAGCTGGGCGGTGTGTTCATCTCGGAAAAACGCTTCAACGCGGACAAGACCAAGGACCGTGCGCCTTCGGTGCTGGTCGCCGAAAAAGGCCACCAGGAAATCCAGGCCGATGGCAATCGCTATCTGGTGCTGGAAAACGGCTACCGCTACGACGGCAACCCGGGCCAGGCCGACTACCGCGCCATCAAGTACGACACCTACGGCGTCCTGCTGCCCAAACCCGAGGTCAGCGAGGAAGTCACCGAGCGTGAAGCCATCCCGACCTCTGACCTGTTCGGCCAGAAGGGCCTGCGCGAGCGCGCCGAGTTGCAGTGGCGGATGTCGTTGCCGATCCTGGTGTTCATCGTGACCCTGATGGCGGTACCGCTGTCCAGGGCCAACCCGCGCCAGGGCCGTTTCCTCAAGCTGCTGCCGGCGATTCTTCTGTACATGGCCTACCTGACGATGCTGATTTCCGTACGCGGCGCCCTGGAAAAGGGCAAGCTGCCAATCGCCCTGGGCATGTGGTGGGTCCACGGCCTGTTCCTGCTCATCGGCCTTGGCCTGATGTACTGGGAGCCGCTGCGCCTCAAGCGCGCCGCTCGCCGTGCGGAGGTGGCCCATGGGTAA
- a CDS encoding RDD family protein: MSKPLLSPQGDFPPVGLGRRLAAMFYDFLLCTALLIVTAGAYKMIQMAIIGEARMRELTEAGALDGDPLLSTILLFALFGFFAKFWTHGGQTLGMQVWGVRVQNADGSAISLWQALLRFVVSIASWLCLGLGFFWALVDKRKRGWHDIYSDTQLVRLPKRKK, encoded by the coding sequence ATGTCCAAGCCTCTGCTCTCCCCCCAGGGTGATTTTCCACCGGTCGGCCTGGGCCGACGCCTGGCGGCGATGTTCTATGACTTCTTGCTGTGCACGGCGCTGCTGATCGTTACCGCGGGCGCCTACAAGATGATCCAGATGGCGATCATCGGCGAAGCCCGCATGCGCGAACTCACCGAGGCCGGCGCCCTGGATGGCGACCCATTGCTGTCGACGATTCTTTTGTTCGCCCTGTTCGGCTTCTTCGCCAAGTTCTGGACCCACGGCGGCCAGACCTTGGGCATGCAAGTGTGGGGCGTGCGGGTGCAAAATGCCGATGGTAGCGCCATCAGCCTGTGGCAGGCGCTGTTGCGCTTCGTGGTTTCGATTGCTTCGTGGCTGTGCCTGGGGCTGGGTTTCTTCTGGGCCTTGGTCGACAAGCGTAAACGCGGCTGGCACGACATCTACTCGGACACCCAGCTGGTGCGACTGCCCAAGCGGAAAAAATGA
- a CDS encoding leucyl aminopeptidase — MELVVKSVAAASVKTATLVVPVGEGRKLGTVAKAIDEAAAGAISAVLKRGDLAGKPGQTLLLHSLPGLKAERVLLVGSGKDEALGDRAWRKLVASVAGVLKGLGGSDAVLALDDIAVNNRDAYYGKYRLLAETLLDGTYVFDRFKSQKVEPRALKKITLLAAKAGLAEAERAVKHASAIATGMAFTRDLGNLPPNLCHPTFMAEQAKELGKAHKGLKVEVLDEKKIKDLGMGAFYAVGQGSDQPPRLIVLNYQGAKKADKPFVLVGKGITFDTGGISLKPGAGMDEMKYDMCGAASVFGTLRAVLELQLPINLVCLLACAENMPSGGATRPGDIVTTMSGQTVEILNTDAEGRLVLCDTLTYAERFKPQAVIDIATLTGACIVALGSHTSGLMGNDDTLVGQLLEAGKRADDRAWQLPLFDEYQEQLDSPFADMGNIGGPKAGTITAGCFLSRFAKAYQWAHLDIAGTAWISGGKDKGATGRPVPLLTQYLLDRAGA, encoded by the coding sequence ATGGAACTGGTTGTAAAAAGCGTAGCTGCTGCATCCGTAAAAACCGCCACCCTGGTCGTGCCGGTCGGTGAAGGCCGCAAGCTCGGCACCGTCGCCAAAGCCATCGACGAAGCGGCGGCCGGCGCCATCAGCGCCGTGCTCAAGCGCGGCGACCTGGCCGGCAAGCCGGGCCAGACCCTGCTGCTGCACAGCCTGCCGGGCCTCAAGGCCGAGCGTGTGCTGCTGGTGGGCAGCGGCAAGGACGAGGCGCTGGGCGACCGCGCCTGGCGCAAGCTGGTAGCCAGCGTCGCCGGCGTGCTCAAGGGCCTGGGCGGCAGCGATGCGGTACTGGCCCTGGACGACATCGCCGTGAACAACCGCGATGCCTACTACGGCAAGTACCGCCTGCTGGCCGAGACATTGCTCGACGGCACCTACGTATTCGACCGTTTCAAAAGCCAGAAGGTCGAACCTCGCGCCCTGAAGAAAATCACCCTGCTCGCCGCCAAGGCCGGCCTGGCCGAGGCCGAGCGTGCGGTCAAGCATGCCAGCGCCATCGCCACCGGCATGGCCTTCACCCGCGACCTCGGCAACCTGCCACCCAACCTGTGCCACCCAACCTTCATGGCCGAACAGGCCAAGGAACTGGGCAAGGCGCACAAGGGCCTGAAGGTCGAAGTGCTCGACGAGAAGAAGATCAAGGACCTGGGCATGGGCGCGTTCTACGCCGTGGGCCAGGGCAGCGACCAGCCGCCACGCCTGATCGTGCTCAATTACCAGGGCGCCAAGAAGGCCGACAAGCCATTCGTGCTGGTGGGCAAGGGCATCACCTTCGACACCGGTGGCATCAGCCTCAAGCCGGGCGCCGGCATGGACGAGATGAAGTACGACATGTGCGGTGCCGCCAGCGTGTTCGGCACCCTGCGCGCCGTGCTCGAACTGCAGTTGCCGATCAACCTGGTGTGCCTGCTGGCCTGCGCCGAGAACATGCCCAGCGGCGGCGCCACCCGCCCAGGCGACATCGTCACCACCATGAGCGGCCAGACCGTCGAGATCCTCAACACCGACGCCGAAGGCCGCCTGGTGCTGTGCGACACCCTGACCTACGCCGAACGCTTCAAGCCGCAGGCAGTGATCGACATCGCCACCCTCACCGGCGCCTGCATCGTCGCCCTGGGCAGCCACACCTCGGGCCTGATGGGCAACGACGACACCCTGGTCGGGCAACTGCTCGAGGCCGGCAAACGTGCCGACGACCGCGCCTGGCAACTGCCGCTGTTCGACGAGTACCAGGAACAACTGGACAGCCCGTTCGCCGACATGGGCAACATCGGCGGGCCGAAGGCCGGCACCATCACCGCCGGCTGCTTCCTGTCGCGCTTCGCCAAGGCCTACCAGTGGGCGCACCTGGACATCGCCGGCACTGCCTGGATCAGCGGCGGCAAGGACAAGGGTGCCACCGGTCGCCCGGTGCCCCTGCTGACCCAGTACCTGCTCGACCGCGCTGGCGCCTGA
- a CDS encoding DNA polymerase III subunit chi: MSKVDFYILPTDSLSARLDFACKLCEKAWRLGHRVYLHCQDAEQRDELDLRLWRFKGEAFVPHDLAEAHADAAVALGLGDAAGDHDGLLINLGASVPGFVGQFERVAEIVVEEAGIRQSARERFRFYREQGYALQDHRLQRL; encoded by the coding sequence ATGAGCAAAGTCGACTTCTACATCCTGCCCACCGACTCGTTGTCGGCGCGGCTCGATTTCGCCTGCAAATTGTGCGAAAAGGCCTGGCGCCTAGGCCACCGGGTCTATCTGCACTGCCAGGACGCCGAACAACGCGACGAACTGGACCTGCGCCTGTGGCGCTTCAAAGGCGAGGCATTCGTGCCCCACGACCTGGCCGAGGCCCATGCCGACGCTGCGGTGGCCCTGGGGCTTGGCGACGCTGCCGGGGATCACGATGGCTTGTTGATCAACCTCGGCGCCAGCGTGCCCGGCTTCGTCGGCCAGTTCGAACGGGTGGCTGAAATCGTCGTCGAGGAGGCCGGTATACGCCAATCGGCCCGTGAGCGATTCCGTTTCTACCGCGAACAGGGCTATGCTCTGCAAGACCACCGCTTACAGCGACTCTGA